The window tcccccacctccgcccGGAGATACTCACACCACGGGCACCGTCACGGCCCACCAGAGGTTTGTCAAGGGGCTCTTTCTCCACAGGGGCTTGGTGCGATGCACGTGGGTGATAGAAATGAAGACTGGGGAAAACAGGGCCAGCGGGCGGTGTTAGACTTCCCACCGGCCGAGGCCTTGCCCCCGGGGTGCCCCACCGGCCGCCACCGGCCCCCTCCCTGGGAGCCTCTCACCCGTGTGCAGGACGGTCAGGGCCGCCGTGAGCTTCTGGGCCGTCAGCAGCCCGTTGGCAAAGTCGTCAAACCAGGCTGGAGCTGTGTCGGCATGACTGCCAAAGCAAGGGGTGGACTCAGCCCCCTCTGGGCCCCGGGAAAGTGCGCACGGGGCCCAGGGGGCGGGCGAGGGGGGGGTGGGTTCAGGACGCACCTGCCCAGCATGATGGAGGAGCAGTTGGTGAGGTTGCGGGCCCGGGAGCTGTCACAGAAGCTCTGCAGCGTGAAGCCAAAGCAGATGAGGCACGAGCTGACGGTGAGGCTGAATTTGAGCGAGAAGCAGAGCAGGAAGTAGTGCTGGGTCTGCAGAGAAGAGGGAGGCCGGTCACCCCCACGGCAGCGGCCCCTCCGGCACCAGGCGCGGCGGGCCCTCCAGGACACGGGCAGGCCCAGGCGCGGAGGACGCTTCCCGGCTCCACACCGCCACCTCCCCTGCGGTTGGCGGAAGTCCTGATGGAGGCCCCTACCTCTCCCCCGAGGCCCCGTCCCCTCCACGCACCCGTCCCTCAGGAAAGGCCCAGGCTCACAGGGCTCCACGTTGCTCACCTTCCTAGGAATGGACTGAAGGTTCTTCCCCGTGGCCATAGACATGACGGAGCTATGCGGGGGCTTTCCCAGCAGAGAGATGCTGAAAAGCAGGGACTTGGTGAAGCGTGGCGACTGTGGCCTTCTGTCCCCCGATTCCCACATGGGTAGCCTTTCGGGAGTTTTGGGACGCGAGGGGAGGCCTGAGCAGATGGGATAAGACGAAGGAGAGAGAGCCCCCCAGTGCCCTCTGCACCAGGAGACGTGAGCACTAAGCGGGTCTCACGGAACCCGGGCTCCTGGGGCTGCTCGGGGATATCCCAACCCTGCCTGCCTGGGCACGGAGGGGCAGAATGACTCTCACCTGAGCAGAGGGTAGCAAAAGCAGGACAGCCACAGGATGTCAGTGGTACTCAGCAGCGGTGGCAGCTGAACCAGACAAGACAGGAACTGGACCAGGAGAGCCCAGGAAGCATGATTAGATTCTAGCGAACAGTGTGATGCCTGGAGCCCCAGGACCGCCTGGCCCTGTGCCCAGAGAGGTGCCCAGGGGAGCCGGGGCCACAGGGGCCCCACTATTCTGCTGATGGGATCATTACCGAAAGCCCAGGGGTTTCACAGAGGCTCGGGGGCCCCTAGGCTGTGCCGCGTCCCCCGGAACTGCCACCTCAGACTCAACTGGCCCTGGGCAGGGGaagcgggcgggggaggggcaatgcCTGTGCCGGCCCCACCTCACCTGGATGACCACGAGAGTCAGCTGGCATTGCAGCAGGAAGAGGAAGCACTTGCGAATGCCATAGGTGGCGTGCCGAGCCTAGGGACCGGGAGGGACAGATTGTGGCCAGGCCTACAGCTGACAGATCTCagccaagagccagatgcccCAGATGCTCCTGCTAGGAAAGGGTGGAGGCAAATAACAGTGCCCGGGAAAGGCTCTCTTGCAGGTACATCTGCCCCAGGGAGCCCAGGTGGAGCCTGTGTCACTATTCCCCACCCCATGCAGGCCCCACGTCCCACCGCCTTCCCGAGCCCCCACCTGCTCAATGAGACGGATGATGCTGATGGTCTCTTCTTGGCGAAATGTCAGGGAGCAGGGCAGGCTGTTGAGCTGCCCCGAGAGCTGCAGGGGAGAAAGGCCATCCGAGGCCTGGGCCATGCTGGTGCTGGTGGCGTAGCCAAAGGTCTCCCAGGAGCAGCGGGATGGGTACAGGGGATCCAGGGCGATGCTGCTCGGCGCAGGGGGAAAGCATACCCCTCAGCGACACTCCGCAAAGACCCCATCCCATCGCCCATAGGACTAGGCAAGcacctgctccctctctttccaccatGTCCAGGTCCCTCGGTCCCAATTAGGGCAAGATCAGCCGTGGAACATGCCCCAGCCCGTGTAAGCCCCCGCTCTAGGATGTCATCCTGACCTGATGTCGCTCTGGAGGAAAAGGCAACTGTTCCTGAGGTTGGCAGAGCTGCCCAGGCAGCAGGTCACCTCCCCATATTCCTGCATGATCTTGATCATCTCACACATGGCTGGGGTGGGGTGCAGTCAGGGGGCACAAGAGTCAGGTAGGCGGAGCCCTGGGTGAGGCTCTGGGAAGAGACCCACGGGgcaagagagcaggagacaggggAAGCAGGCCCCTCTTGGGGACAATCCTACCCCCAGGAGGATGAATATCATGGAACGATTGTCACTTCTGACTCCCTAGAAAGGGCACACCCACAGCTCCAGCCCCCTGGATTCCCCAGCTCGTCCAGCCCAGATTCCTCTACGGTACTCACTCTCGGGGGTACAGTCGGTGAACAGGGGCACTAGCAGGGGCACGTTGTCAATGTTCTGCAGGTGGGGACGCACCTGGTGGATGCCTCGGGGCAGCTTGGCCTGGAGAGAGCAGAGATGCCAGGAGCCTCAGGATTGGGGAGAAGGGTccgtccctccctgcccccccttctCGGGGCCAGCGATTCAGCTACCTCTGGGGGTGAAGGGGCACAGACCCTGCCGTCATACCCGGTTGCAGTCCTCCAGGAAGCTGGGGAGGTCACTGTCTGTCGGCTGGAAGCTAATGAGGTCAGAGTGACCCTCCTCCTCCATCAGAAGGAGCCCTTCTGCATCGTCTCGGGACACTGTGGAGATGAAAGCCTGTCCTTCACCTTGGAGTCAGCCTTTCTGGGGGCCTTTCCTTGCCCTGAAGACGGCAGAGAACTTTCCTGCATCTGGGTCTCCTCTCCTTCGCTGTCAACTGTTGTTACCGCGGGGAGACGAGAGCCATTTTCCAAGGGAATGTACTTATCAGGAAGGATCTACGGAGGCTCTTTCTAGCTGTAGCTCCCAGGAGAGAAGAGCCCACACCCACCTCGTCCCCACCACAAAACTTCGCCCTTACCCTGATTCAGGTCATCATGCAGGGAGCCAGCATGGCTAGGGCTGGAGGGGGGGATCTCAGAGCCAGGCATGTCCCCATTGGGCGTGAGAGAGATGTGGCAGTTCCAACCTGTCTCCAGGCCCATCTTTTCTGCAAACACCTGCAAAAGGCAGATGGCCACGAACAGATGGGCCCACAAGCCCATGGGAGAAAGCATCAGGGGCAGCAGAGAGGGGTGGCTCTCCCCACCTTGCTTTTGAGCTCATCCTCCAAAGAGAAGTAGACGAAGCGGATGCAGGCATTGACCAGCCCGTCGATGAGGCGCACGATGTCCAGCCGGGCCTGGTACTGGGAGGACACCATGCCCATGAAGATCTGGCCGCTCAGGGCCTGCATACAGTCTTCCTTCTCCAGCACCTCCCCGATCCCTTCTTCAGGTAGGCACAAGGCACAGAGCCCGGCCAGGAACACCCAGGAACCAGCAGATTCCAGGAGGCGGCCCAGGCCACACACACAGATGCCACACCCAAATCAATGAGCACGTGGGCCCCGGGGGACCACACACAGCCACGCACACACACCGCCAAGACATACAAAGGAGCCAACGGACACAGGAGAAAAGACAACGAGAGGTACTCATCAGTCAGGTGACAATCCTCAGGAGTAACGATAGAGTCCAGCCCTGGTCCAAGGCTAGGGGGCTGCCCTCACTCTCAGCAATGGCCTCAATTCATGGTCTTTTGGGTCATAAGACCCCTGTGAGTCTGTCTGTTtggtggagtggggaggggcagggtggctcTGAGTCCCTCTGTTTCAGCAGGGTTGTGACCTGGCCTTTTGTCTGGTTCAAGTAAGGCCAATGTTCTATAAATACTGCTATTTTATAACTTTCAAAGAAAGCCCTTTGCTATCCAGTACCCCACTGGAGTGTCACAAGAAACCTGTGAGGAGAGGAGACCAGAGCAAGCACCGACCTATCCACGAGAAGGCTAAGGGACTGGCCCACATCACCAAGCGGTGAGTGCCACCTTGATGCTGCGCCCACTGTCCCCTCTGCTATGATGGACTCCACGGCCCTCCGGAAGCCCTCCCCACTCGGGGCCCCCACAGGGACAGACGTGCACGGTACCGTCAGAGCTCCAGCTGTTGCGGCGGGTGCTGAGCTTGATGGGGACAGTGCTGGGCAGCTCGCACATGGTGAAGATGCTGCTTTGGCCAGGCGCCTGCACCAGCTCAATGCACTTGCCGTTGAGTTGAGAGGACAGGGCGCAGCTCATGGGCTTGTAGGCAAAGGCAGAGCAGTAGCCAGACAAGCAGGCTCGCTGGTAGAAATCCAGCACTTTCTTTCTGCCAGGGAAGCAGGGCAGGAGTGAGTCGAGCAGTCCTGAGATGCCCCCACTGCCCGTGGGCCGGCGGGAAGGCAGATGGTGGGGCGGTCTGCGACCAGCACTGGCGTGTGCCCCCTCACCCACCTGTCAGAACCCGAAAGAGGGTAGATGTCGGCCCCGTCCCAGAAGTCTGTGCAGGCCTCTAAGACCACGTCCGCCGTGCCATGGGACAGCATCTGTTCTGTAcctgaggcagggaggaagaggccGAGCCGTGAGTGCCCCAAGCCACCGCTGCCCTCCTCCCGGCTCACTCACTCAGGGAACACCCTGCCATCCTCGAGAAGGGTGCTAAGGAGACCTTGGGGGTCTCCACACGATGCCCCAGGCTTGTGTGGGAGGTGCCGGGCTTGTGATGCAGACACTAGGCCGCCCGTCCTTCAAACAGTCCCGGCCCCTGTGGCCACGCCATCCCAGCCCCAGTCCCCAAATCCAATCCCTGCCACGTGCAAAGAAGACTCGGGACGTTATCTAGAGCTCATCTGCCCGGGCTGCCCCTAAAGAGGGATGCCTAAAAGAAGCTCCGCCCTGCCAAGCTCCAGGAAGGTCTGGCCTGATGCTGGTCAAGCCTGGAAGGCTCACTGGTGGTGGTGTCCTTGATGAAGAGGCTGATCATGTGGCTGAGGGGGGGGCGCCGCTTGGTGACACAGGAGAGCCTTCCCAGCGAGGTTTCCTTCACCATCTCGGCACTGGGGAGGCGGTAGAGTGCAAGGTGGTTTTCCTGTTTGAAGAGCTCCTTGGCCCCAGGAGTGAAGCCTGCAGGGGGAGGGATAGCAACTCAGAGTGTCCGGGAGGAAGCACCTGCACCGCCCTCCCTGGCACGGAGACAAGCCCAGTCAGGCTGGGCTGcttcctgtcccctgctcatCCCTCTGTTGGTTACTTTCCCAGACGAGATGAGGAAGCACTGCCGAACGGTGCCTGGTTAAAGGGGGTGGTCAGAGCCTAAGAGGGCTGGGgcgctggctggctcagttggtcgagcgtccgactcgattttggctcaggtcatgatttcacagttcatgagttcgagccccacatcaggctctgtgctgacagcacggagcctgcttgggattctctctccctctctctgctcctcccctgcttgcattctctctctcaaaataaataaataaacagtaaaaaaaaaaaaaaaaaaaaaaaagaagctaagagGGCTGACGGCGCTCTCCATGCGGCCACGGGGCACCAGCAGGTTCGGAAGCGGCGGCCAGCGTACCTATGAGGCGGGCCAGCTCGCAGAGGCCCCAGGGTACGTGCACGGGCAGGACGGCGCTGTGGCTCTCCTGCAGGGCGATGTTGCACAGGTGGTCTGAGAACCGGCACAGCCGCTCCGTGACGCTGGCGTTACATAAGTTCAGCAGCACGTTGAGACCCAGGGGCTTCAGGGAGGTAAGGTGCAGCTGCCAGTTGGAGTCATCGAACTGGATGCAGGAGGGGTTCTGCTGGTCCTGTGACAGGCTCAGCATCTCCAGGTGGTAGTCACACACAAAGTCCTCCGCTTCATACGGCTCGCCCTCCAGCCCGGGCTGGGCCTCAAGGAAAACGTGGAGGGGAGAGGACAGCGTCAGACTGGAGGGTTCGTGCTCACGCTCTGTGCATCCCTCCCCGacaccctctccctgcccttgctGGCCTTCAGCTGCTTCTAGTAGCTATCCCCAACGATGGCAGTACCCAGGCCAGGGAGAGAACAATGAAGGATCTCTTTCAGGCGAGTGGAAATATTTTAGAGGAAGCCGCCAGCTTTCTGTCTTTAGAAGGTGGTAACTAGGAGAAAGGGCCTCACCCCGCCCAATTACCATCTGCGAAatccagaaagggagaaagggcctACTTCCCGGAAGGGTCCCAGATGAGGCCTTGGGAGGCGGCCCTGCCTGGCCAAGCCTGGTGGCCTGGGAATGGAGGCCGTGACATCTGCGCCCCATAGCCTCTTCGGCAGGGAGGCCGGGACACCCCACGGCTGCTCTCCACCTTCCTCTCACCTTGCCAGGCTCTTCTTCACCACCCTCTGTGTCCCTGCTGAAGCTCACATTGGAGCCGGATGGGTGTTTGCTGCGGCCGTGTGCTTTGTGGTGAGAGTAGAATTCAGGGGGCTTGGGACCGTCACCGGGCCAGTCACCGCGTTCCTGCTCATTGGAAAGGTGCAGGGAAGTGTTCAGGGAGCCAGCCAGGAGGGCATCTCGTTCGTGGGGCTGAAGAGAACAAGGAGCACAGGCCTCGGACTGGGGTCCCAACAGCTGCCACGGACCAAGGAGGCAGGGTGGTTATGTCCCTTCACTGCTGGCTGTGGGGGCTCCGCCTCAACTGCCCAGCAGATCCTAATGGTGCTCGAGCCATCCTTCTCCCTCTTAGCCTCACCCTCCCCGAGGCCACCGGCCGGGCCCAGAGCTGGGTCCCCGGGAGCCGGCCATACCTCCTCCTCTACCTCGGGGTGGCAGAAGGAGCGGGTGGACAGGTCATCTGTTAGGTCCTCATGGCTGCTGTGTGGGGGCTCCACCTTCCCACTGAAGAACAACACGGTCTCCGGGCTGGGGTTTGGCCACGACAGGATCCCCTGTTTGTCCACACAGCATAGGACCTGCAGGGAGAGACAGGAACTGGGAAGGAGGCTTGGCATTCCCCAACTTGCCAGGGTCCACGTAAGTGGCAGAAAGGCACCCCACACATGGCCAGGCGGCAGGCCAGCTGAGGCGGGGTCCTCCCACAGGGCCCAGCCTCACCGTGACAGAGCCCAAGCTGTGCAACAGGCTGGAACTATGGCTCAGCGTCGGCGACGTCCCCTGGATCACCCGCAGGAAGTGACCCCAAATGCAGCGTAGCATTTCCTGGCGGAAGAGGCAAAGTCCAGCATTATTTCCCTAGAGATAGCCTCTGGGGCCAACAGAGGAAACAGTGCAGGGATGCCAGGAAGTTGGGGTTGGAGAGGCATTTGTCTGGGCAAAGCGCACTGCCCTCATGAGACAGGAGACTCAATGGCCACAAGGCAGGGGAGCCCCAGGGTTCCACAAGGGGCCAGCTTGAGGGAGCTCAGGTCGGTGCCTACGGAGGCCTGGGACCAAAGGTGTCCCAGGTGAGCATACCTGAGAGGAGACGGCTTCTGTATAGCTGCTGAGAGTGTCCTCCGAGAACTTGGCCAGCTGCGCAGAGAAGAGGGAGCCGGCTCAGGGGGCCACCCTCACACAGGCCTCCGAGCTGGAAGGTGGGGGGCCCCATGCCAGCAAGGCTCCCAACGCCGTTGGTAAAGGACACCCAGGCAATCCCCAAATCCCCTGTCTGCTGAGCGCCAGGACAGACGCTCACCGGCCTCTCCCAGGCCTGGCCTGGAGAGCTGCCCAAGTCCTGCCCACATGCCGGGCCCGCAGTCTGCACCCATTCGCTGGGCACCCGCTTTTTGCTCCTGGTTTGTATTCTTTTTGCACTGTCCCCCAGATGCCTTGGAACAACCTACCAAGGAGCTGGGAGAGGCCTTGCTC of the Neofelis nebulosa isolate mNeoNeb1 chromosome 16, mNeoNeb1.pri, whole genome shotgun sequence genome contains:
- the TMEM94 gene encoding transmembrane protein 94 isoform X1, whose product is MLGRSLPFGGDHIHLGMPAVLWAHGSEGEARGLCPNLLSHVEYCWAPSVWLEKSSPVRLQTQLRNQLEGEPPLALGLSTRKALSILKEQLEAVLEGHLKERKKCLTWKEMWRSSFLHHSNRCSCFHWPGASLMLLAVLLLLGCHGGQPAGSHGAELVSASALCLLLLLNLILIGRQDRLKRREVERRLRGIIDQIQDALRDGKEIKWPDAMYPDLHMPFAPSWSLHWAYRDGHLVNLPVSLLVEGDIIALRPGQESFASLRGIKDDEHIVLEPGDLFPPFSPPPSPRGEVKKGPQNPQQHRLFRVLETPVIDNIRWCLDMALSRPVTALDNERFTVQSVMLHYAVPVVLAGFLITNALRFMLNAPGVTSWQYTLLQLQVNGVLPVLPLLFPALWVLATACGEARVLAQMSKASPSSLLAKFSEDTLSSYTEAVSSQEMLRCIWGHFLRVIQGTSPTLSHSSSLLHSLGSVTVLCCVDKQGILSWPNPSPETVLFFSGKVEPPHSSHEDLTDDLSTRSFCHPEVEEEPHERDALLAGSLNTSLHLSNEQERGDWPGDGPKPPEFYSHHKAHGRSKHPSGSNVSFSRDTEGGEEEPGKAQPGLEGEPYEAEDFVCDYHLEMLSLSQDQQNPSCIQFDDSNWQLHLTSLKPLGLNVLLNLCNASVTERLCRFSDHLCNIALQESHSAVLPVHVPWGLCELARLIGFTPGAKELFKQENHLALYRLPSAEMVKETSLGRLSCVTKRRPPLSHMISLFIKDTTTSTEQMLSHGTADVVLEACTDFWDGADIYPLSGSDRKKVLDFYQRACLSGYCSAFAYKPMSCALSSQLNGKCIELVQAPGQSSIFTMCELPSTVPIKLSTRRNSWSSDEGIGEVLEKEDCMQALSGQIFMGMVSSQYQARLDIVRLIDGLVNACIRFVYFSLEDELKSKVFAEKMGLETGWNCHISLTPNGDMPGSEIPPSSPSHAGSLHDDLNQVSRDDAEGLLLMEEEGHSDLISFQPTDSDLPSFLEDCNRAKLPRGIHQVRPHLQNIDNVPLLVPLFTDCTPETMCEMIKIMQEYGEVTCCLGSSANLRNSCLFLQSDISIALDPLYPSRCSWETFGYATSTSMAQASDGLSPLQLSGQLNSLPCSLTFRQEETISIIRLIEQARHATYGIRKCFLFLLQCQLTLVVIQFLSCLVQLPPLLSTTDILWLSCFCYPLLSISLLGKPPHSSVMSMATGKNLQSIPRKTQHYFLLCFSLKFSLTVSSCLICFGFTLQSFCDSSRARNLTNCSSIMLGSHADTAPAWFDDFANGLLTAQKLTAALTVLHTVFISITHVHRTKPLWRKSPLTNLWWAVTVPVVLLGQVGQTAVDLQLWTHRDSRVHFGLEDVPLLTWLLGCLSLVLVVVTNEIVKLHEIRVRVRYQKRQKLQFETKLGMNSPF
- the TMEM94 gene encoding transmembrane protein 94 isoform X6 translates to MLFKQTELWMPHRGKCTKGEPPLALGLSTRKALSILKEQLEAVLEGHLKERKKCLTWKEMWRSSFLHHSNRCSCFHWPGASLMLLAVLLLLGCHGGQPAGSHGAELVSASALCLLLLLNLILIGRQDRLKRREVERRLRGIIDQIQDALRDGKEIKWPDAMYPDLHMPFAPSWSLHWAYRDGHLVNLPVSLLVEGDIIALRPGQESFASLRGIKDDEHIVLEPGDLFPPFSPPPSPRGEVKKGPQNPQQHRLFRVLETPVIDNIRWCLDMALSRPVTALDNERFTVQSVMLHYAVPVVLAGFLITNALRFMLNAPGVTSWQYTLLQLQVNGVLPVLPLLFPALWVLATACGEARVLAQMSKASPSSLLAKFSEDTLSSYTEAVSSQEMLRCIWGHFLRVIQGTSPTLSHSSSLLHSLGSVTVLCCVDKQGILSWPNPSPETVLFFSGKVEPPHSSHEDLTDDLSTRSFCHPEVEEEPHERDALLAGSLNTSLHLSNEQERGDWPGDGPKPPEFYSHHKAHGRSKHPSGSNVSFSRDTEGGEEEPGKAQPGLEGEPYEAEDFVCDYHLEMLSLSQDQQNPSCIQFDDSNWQLHLTSLKPLGLNVLLNLCNASVTERLCRFSDHLCNIALQESHSAVLPVHVPWGLCELARLIGFTPGAKELFKQENHLALYRLPSAEMVKETSLGRLSCVTKRRPPLSHMISLFIKDTTTSTEQMLSHGTADVVLEACTDFWDGADIYPLSGSDRKKVLDFYQRACLSGYCSAFAYKPMSCALSSQLNGKCIELVQAPGQSSIFTMCELPSTVPIKLSTRRNSWSSDEGIGEVLEKEDCMQALSGQIFMGMVSSQYQARLDIVRLIDGLVNACIRFVYFSLEDELKSKVFAEKMGLETGWNCHISLTPNGDMPGSEIPPSSPSHAGSLHDDLNQVSRDDAEGLLLMEEEGHSDLISFQPTDSDLPSFLEDCNRAKLPRGIHQVRPHLQNIDNVPLLVPLFTDCTPETMCEMIKIMQEYGEVTCCLGSSANLRNSCLFLQSDISIALDPLYPSRCSWETFGYATSTSMAQASDGLSPLQLSGQLNSLPCSLTFRQEETISIIRLIEQARHATYGIRKCFLFLLQCQLTLVVIQFLSCLVQLPPLLSTTDILWLSCFCYPLLSISLLGKPPHSSVMSMATGKNLQSIPRKTQHYFLLCFSLKFSLTVSSCLICFGFTLQSFCDSSRARNLTNCSSIMLGSHADTAPAWFDDFANGLLTAQKLTAALTVLHTVFISITHVHRTKPLWRKSPLTNLWWAVTVPVVLLGQVGQTAVDLQLWTHRDSRVHFGLEDVPLLTWLLGCLSLVLVVVTNEIVKLHEIRVRVRYQKRQKLQFETKLGMNSPF
- the TMEM94 gene encoding transmembrane protein 94 isoform X11, encoding MDLKEKHVGEPPLALGLSTRKALSILKEQLEAVLEGHLKERKKCLTWKEMWRSSFLHHSNRCSCFHWPGASLMLLAVLLLLGCHGGQPAGSHGAELVSASALCLLLLLNLILIGRQDRLKRREVERRLRGIIDQIQDALRDGKEIKWPDAMYPDLHMPFAPSWSLHWAYRDGHLVNLPVSLLVEGDIIALRPGQESFASLRGIKDDEHIVLEPGDLFPPFSPPPSPRGEVKKGPQNPQQHRLFRVLETPVIDNIRWCLDMALSRPVTALDNERFTVQSVMLHYAVPVVLAGFLITNALRFMLNAPGVTSWQYTLLQLQVNGVLPVLPLLFPALWVLATACGEARVLAQMSKASPSSLLAKFSEDTLSSYTEAVSSQEMLRCIWGHFLRVIQGTSPTLSHSSSLLHSLGSVTVLCCVDKQGILSWPNPSPETVLFFSGKVEPPHSSHEDLTDDLSTRSFCHPEPHERDALLAGSLNTSLHLSNEQERGDWPGDGPKPPEFYSHHKAHGRSKHPSGSNVSFSRDTEGGEEEPGKAQPGLEGEPYEAEDFVCDYHLEMLSLSQDQQNPSCIQFDDSNWQLHLTSLKPLGLNVLLNLCNASVTERLCRFSDHLCNIALQESHSAVLPVHVPWGLCELARLIGFTPGAKELFKQENHLALYRLPSAEMVKETSLGRLSCVTKRRPPLSHMISLFIKDTTTSTEQMLSHGTADVVLEACTDFWDGADIYPLSGSDRKKVLDFYQRACLSGYCSAFAYKPMSCALSSQLNGKCIELVQAPGQSSIFTMCELPSTVPIKLSTRRNSWSSDEGIGEVLEKEDCMQALSGQIFMGMVSSQYQARLDIVRLIDGLVNACIRFVYFSLEDELKSKVFAEKMGLETGWNCHISLTPNGDMPGSEIPPSSPSHAGSLHDDLNQVSRDDAEGLLLMEEEGHSDLISFQPTDSDLPSFLEDCNRAKLPRGIHQVRPHLQNIDNVPLLVPLFTDCTPETMCEMIKIMQEYGEVTCCLGSSANLRNSCLFLQSDISIALDPLYPSRCSWETFGYATSTSMAQASDGLSPLQLSGQLNSLPCSLTFRQEETISIIRLIEQARHATYGIRKCFLFLLQCQLTLVVIQFLSCLVQLPPLLSTTDILWLSCFCYPLLSISLLGKPPHSSVMSMATGKNLQSIPRKTQHYFLLCFSLKFSLTVSSCLICFGFTLQSFCDSSRARNLTNCSSIMLGSHADTAPAWFDDFANGLLTAQKLTAALTVLHTVFISITHVHRTKPLWRKSPLTNLWWAVTVPVVLLGQVGQTAVDLQLWTHRDSRVHFGLEDVPLLTWLLGCLSLVLVVVTNEIVKLHEIRVRVRYQKRQKLQFETKLGMNSPF
- the TMEM94 gene encoding transmembrane protein 94 isoform X10 translates to MDLKEKHVGEPPLALGLSTRKALSILKEQLEAVLEGHLKERKKCLTWKEMWRSSFLHHSNRCSCFHWPGASLMLLAVLLLLGCHGGQPAGSHGAELVSASALCLLLLLNLILIGRQDRLKRREVERRLRGIIDQIQDALRDGKEIKWPDAMYPDLHMPFAPSWSLHWAYRDGHLVNLPVSLLVEGDIIALRPGQESFASLRGIKDDEHIVLEPGDLFPPFSPPPSPRGEVKKGPQNPQQHRLFRVLETPVIDNIRWCLDMALSRPVTALDNERFTVQSVMLHYAVPVVLAGFLITNALRFMLNAPGVTSWQYTLLQLQVNGVLPVLPLLFPALWVLATACGEARVLAQMSKASPSSLLAKFSEDTLSSYTEAVSSQEMLRCIWGHFLRVIQGTSPTLSHSSSLLHSLGSVTVLCCVDKQGILSWPNPSPETVLFFSGKVEPPHSSHEDLTDDLSTRSFCHPEVEEEPHERDALLAGSLNTSLHLSNEQERGDWPGDGPKPPEFYSHHKAHGRSKHPSGSNVSFSRDTEGGEEEPGKAQPGLEGEPYEAEDFVCDYHLEMLSLSQDQQNPSCIQFDDSNWQLHLTSLKPLGLNVLLNLCNASVTERLCRFSDHLCNIALQESHSAVLPVHVPWGLCELARLIGFTPGAKELFKQENHLALYRLPSAEMVKETSLGRLSCVTKRRPPLSHMISLFIKDTTTSTEQMLSHGTADVVLEACTDFWDGADIYPLSGSDRKKVLDFYQRACLSGYCSAFAYKPMSCALSSQLNGKCIELVQAPGQSSIFTMCELPSTVPIKLSTRRNSWSSDEGIGEVLEKEDCMQALSGQIFMGMVSSQYQARLDIVRLIDGLVNACIRFVYFSLEDELKSKVFAEKMGLETGWNCHISLTPNGDMPGSEIPPSSPSHAGSLHDDLNQVSRDDAEGLLLMEEEGHSDLISFQPTDSDLPSFLEDCNRAKLPRGIHQVRPHLQNIDNVPLLVPLFTDCTPETMCEMIKIMQEYGEVTCCLGSSANLRNSCLFLQSDISIALDPLYPSRCSWETFGYATSTSMAQASDGLSPLQLSGQLNSLPCSLTFRQEETISIIRLIEQARHATYGIRKCFLFLLQCQLTLVVIQFLSCLVQLPPLLSTTDILWLSCFCYPLLSISLLGKPPHSSVMSMATGKNLQSIPRKTQHYFLLCFSLKFSLTVSSCLICFGFTLQSFCDSSRARNLTNCSSIMLGSHADTAPAWFDDFANGLLTAQKLTAALTVLHTVFISITHVHRTKPLWRKSPLTNLWWAVTVPVVLLGQVGQTAVDLQLWTHRDSRVHFGLEDVPLLTWLLGCLSLVLVVVTNEIVKLHEIRVRVRYQKRQKLQFETKLGMNSPF
- the TMEM94 gene encoding transmembrane protein 94 isoform X7, whose amino-acid sequence is MLFKQTELWMPHRGKCTKGEPPLALGLSTRKALSILKEQLEAVLEGHLKERKKCLTWKEMWRSSFLHHSNRCSCFHWPGASLMLLAVLLLLGCHGGQPAGSHGAELVSASALCLLLLLNLILIGRQDRLKRREVERRLRGIIDQIQDALRDGKEIKWPDAMYPDLHMPFAPSWSLHWAYRDGHLVNLPVSLLVEGDIIALRPGQESFASLRGIKDDEHIVLEPGDLFPPFSPPPSPRGEVKKGPQNPQQHRLFRVLETPVIDNIRWCLDMALSRPVTALDNERFTVQSVMLHYAVPVVLAGFLITNALRFMLNAPGVTSWQYTLLQLQVNGVLPVLPLLFPALWVLATACGEARVLAQMSKASPSSLLAKFSEDTLSSYTEAVSSQEMLRCIWGHFLRVIQGTSPTLSHSSSLLHSLGSVTVLCCVDKQGILSWPNPSPETVLFFSGKVEPPHSSHEDLTDDLSTRSFCHPEPHERDALLAGSLNTSLHLSNEQERGDWPGDGPKPPEFYSHHKAHGRSKHPSGSNVSFSRDTEGGEEEPGKAQPGLEGEPYEAEDFVCDYHLEMLSLSQDQQNPSCIQFDDSNWQLHLTSLKPLGLNVLLNLCNASVTERLCRFSDHLCNIALQESHSAVLPVHVPWGLCELARLIGFTPGAKELFKQENHLALYRLPSAEMVKETSLGRLSCVTKRRPPLSHMISLFIKDTTTSTEQMLSHGTADVVLEACTDFWDGADIYPLSGSDRKKVLDFYQRACLSGYCSAFAYKPMSCALSSQLNGKCIELVQAPGQSSIFTMCELPSTVPIKLSTRRNSWSSDEGIGEVLEKEDCMQALSGQIFMGMVSSQYQARLDIVRLIDGLVNACIRFVYFSLEDELKSKVFAEKMGLETGWNCHISLTPNGDMPGSEIPPSSPSHAGSLHDDLNQVSRDDAEGLLLMEEEGHSDLISFQPTDSDLPSFLEDCNRAKLPRGIHQVRPHLQNIDNVPLLVPLFTDCTPETMCEMIKIMQEYGEVTCCLGSSANLRNSCLFLQSDISIALDPLYPSRCSWETFGYATSTSMAQASDGLSPLQLSGQLNSLPCSLTFRQEETISIIRLIEQARHATYGIRKCFLFLLQCQLTLVVIQFLSCLVQLPPLLSTTDILWLSCFCYPLLSISLLGKPPHSSVMSMATGKNLQSIPRKTQHYFLLCFSLKFSLTVSSCLICFGFTLQSFCDSSRARNLTNCSSIMLGSHADTAPAWFDDFANGLLTAQKLTAALTVLHTVFISITHVHRTKPLWRKSPLTNLWWAVTVPVVLLGQVGQTAVDLQLWTHRDSRVHFGLEDVPLLTWLLGCLSLVLVVVTNEIVKLHEIRVRVRYQKRQKLQFETKLGMNSPF